The nucleotide window gagtgttataaagtgagaatttagagatataaacacaattctattaaaaaatataaaaaagaattctcagaattctgaaaaaaaaagtcagaattatgagatattaactcaaaattctgagaaataaagttaaaattgtgacttATAAACTTGcgtgttataaactcagaattgtgagatataaacagaaatctttttaaaaaataataaaaataattcttattaattctgaaaaaaaattacagaattgtgaaatataaactcaaaattctgagaaataaagttaaaactGAGATATAAGCTCCCaattgagttaagtcagaatttagagatataaacagaattctaTTCAAAAAGATCTAAAAAAgaattctcagaattctgaaaaaaaaagtcagaattatgagatataaactcaaaattcagagaaggaaagttaaaattgtgacatataaacttgcaatagcctgttataaacttagaattgtgagatataaacaattctatgcaaaaaaataattctgaggaaaaaaaatgccagaattgtgagatataaactcaaaactctgaaaaaaaaaatctaagtcagaattgtaaaatacaaatttaaaattttgaagaaaaaaaatctgaattgtgatataaaactctaaaaaagaaagtaaaaattgtgagataaaaactcccaATTGAGTGTTATGAAGTcggaattgaaaaataaaaacagaattctttaaagaaattataaaaagaaTTTCTAGGATtccaagaaaagtcagaattgcaaaatttaaactcgcaattctgagaaaaaaataaattgtgagatataaactcccaattgagtgttataaagtcagaactaagagatataaacagaattctttaaattatacaaatattttttctgaattgtgagaaaaaaagtatgaattgctaaatttgaaaaaaatctaaatttcccAACTGACagaattctataaaaaaaaatctaaaaagaaTTTCagcaaaaaaggtcagaattgtgagtagaaaaattagaattgtgagatttaaatgagcaattctgagaaaaaataagtcacaattgtgggatataaacgaaatttaaaaaaattattctcagaattgtgagggaaaaaagtcagacttgttagatataaactcaaaattctggaaaaaaaattcaaaattgtgagatataaacaagaaATTCTGaaaagtaaagtcagaattaagagataaaaaCAGAATTCTATATATATAAACTATTCTCAGAgatgtaagaaaaaaaattgaaattctgaaaaaaataatgtcaaaattgtgggatataaactcaaacttctgaaaaataaagtcaaaattcttagataaaaacttgcaattgcatgttagaaagtcaaaattgagagatataaacagaattctacaaaaaataaaaaggattctcagaatagtgagaaaaaaagtgagaattctatgaaaaaagtgagaattctaAGACAAACTCAAAATGATGAGAAATCAGttaaaaattgagatataaactcacaactcagagaaaaaaagtaaaaattgtgagatagaattctgtttttaaaaattaaaaaaaaaattccgatTGCATGTTttacaactgcaagtttaaaTCACGCAGCTCTGACTTCcgtctcacagttgcaagtttatgttATGTGATTTTGActcaactcgcaattctgactgtaaactagcaaatgtgaaaaaaaagtcagaattgtaagataaaaagtcacaattacctttttttattattcagtggcagaaacaagcttccatggCTTCCTATCAACACAAAGGCAATCCAAACATCAGCACAGTGATGCTGGAATGTGTCTTTCTTTCATGTAGCAAACACTATCAAATAGCTGTTGTTGATTGATGGCATGTGTCTAATGTGTGTTCATGTTGGGGTGTGGGACCATGAGGAGTTTCTCCAGCAGATGGTTTAGAAATATGACCATGGAGGCCATACCGGACTAGGGTGGATCCTGCGTTCTCGTACATTAAAGATCTGGACATGTTTGCACAGTAAAGCACCCTGAAGCACTCTACGGTCACTGTGGAAGTGCTACTTCAGACGTGGGAAACTGCTTTGGCATTGTTGAATGTCATCATGAGCTGGCTGTGTTTTCTGGAACGTCAATTCTTcttatttgacctcatttaatgCAGCGCAACAGTCGTGTCCAAAGCAAATACGAATGCGGTCAATGCGGCTGCCTTTCTCACATGACAAATAGATGACGCTCATATAAACCGTCATGCTCTTGTCAAATGCTGATAAGAATGAGGTACGCCAGGaatttttttatgttgttgttgttatttttgacGATACTGAAGTCATCAGCCGTCAGTGGTCTCAAATGGCAAGTCTACCAATTGCAGGGTTGCCAAACTATCCCAAAACTAGCTCAATTGCCATTAAAAATCGCAacagaaaaaactgaattgtgagaaaaattctataaaaaataaaaatcagaattgtgagaaaaagtcagaattgcaagatttttcagacttgtgatatatatatatatatatatatatatatatatataaagaattctcagaattgagaaaaaaagtcagaattatgaggtaaaaactaaattttttacttatttttcagaattttaagaCTTGCATGTtagaaagacagaattgcgagttaaacaGAATTCtataaaaaatttgaaaaagatTCTCACAATAGCTCTGTGCAGTAAAATACACGCTCTGTGTggtaaaatacacaaaaacagaactgtgagatatacacaattctataaaaaataaaaagaacttCAGAATTGTttggaaagtcagaattgcaagatttatatataaaaaaaaagttagactTGTGAGATAAATTTGAAATTctgaaaagtcaaaaaaaaaattctgaaaaataaagtaaaaattgtgagatataaacatttcaattagataaaaaaaaaataattctcagaattgtcatGAAAAAAGGCCAAaattgagaggaaaaaaaagtcagaattgagaaacagataaacaataataataataaatatatatatatatatatatatatatatatatatatatatgcattattaaaaaaaagtcagaattgtgaagtaaaagcttaaaatattgaaaaattaagtcaaaattgttggTATAAACTCtacatatttataaaatacaatatgcaattGTGTGTTAGAAAGtcatattgcgagatataaaagaattataaaaaaatatatataaaaaggatTCTCAGTATAGTGAGAAAcgtctgaattctgagaaaaaaagtgagaattataagatataaactcaaaattctagcTCAATTAAAAATCACGCTCTGTagggtaaaatacatgttttgacaggcttcccaaaaacagaactgcgagatataaattctaaaaaataaagtcaaaatgtgggatataaactcaaatgaaatgaagtcaaaattgtacaatataaactcccaattcagataaaatgtcagaattgagagataaacaaaattctatttaaaaaaaaatgattagaattgcaagatttaaaagtTTGATTGCTATAAGGATTTGTTCTGGAAGTAGAAGACATAATACCGAAAGCTTTTAATAAATACAAGTTCTTATTCAGAAAATGTactcatatataaaaaaaaagaagaacctTTTTAGTATAGAAACAACGCAATGGATTTTGCATTAGCACTCTCCATTAGTTTGCCATTATCACGGCAGTTCTGTACGGATTGGACAAATGTGTCAATGTAGGATGATGAACAGCAAATGCCTGCAAGAATGGATGAATGTTTAATGGATGACTGCAAacaaagaaaatcattttttatttcaattagatCACATTTATCATTCGGTAAAGTGCTGAAAAGCTCCCAGCTTTCCATGAGGTGTACTTACGTTTTCCCTGGTATCGTGGCATATGGGGCTTCAGAAGGGAAAGGATGATCGATTACTCTATTAGCGCCTAATGTTGCTCTCTTTCAAACTGGGGCAATGACTCTGCCACCGCTAAACTCATTTTCTTTTGCCAGAAGCTGTTTGACTGATTCCAGATCAGTTTGTTCTTGCCACATCCTCCAAATGCATTCTAGCATCCTTCAACAAGCTGTTATGTAAACCTTCAGATGAATCAGATATGTTCTATTGCTGCTGAGCCCAGACTGCTTATGTACTAgtttgttgaataaaaaaaaaaaaaaggaaaggatAGAATGAAAGAAAACATAAGCAGTTGGCAGAGAAATGTCTAGACTGAGGGGTGTGGGGAATAAGATAATAGTCAAACAGCATTGTTTTGGACTTTTGaacaattaaaactaaaaatgatgTCCAACATGTAatcgagtttgtttcttcatcagaataaattgagaaatgttgcattgcatcacttgctcgccaatagatcctctgcagtgaatgggtgccatcagaatccaaacagctgataaaaacatcacaataatttacaagtaatccacaccactccagtccaccaattaacatcttgtgatgtAAAAAGCGTGTTTGTAATAAATTCATCAAACTATTAGTTCCAACTTATATGAGTCATCTATCTATAAaattgcttcctccagtgaaaaaagccatttcgtctgaatcaggagaggaacatgtacagatcaagcaccatttacagggaaaaacagtttaaaatagtTCTAAACAAATGTGAAAGGACAACAGGGAATGGATGTTTTCAATTGAGAAAGCGTTATTGTGGATTATAGACTTAAGTCAGCTTTTCAACTCACataatgttaattgatggactggagtggtgtggattattgtgatgttttttttatcagctgtttagactctcattctgacggtacccatcgaatttatgagaataaagtcaaaatatttaaagaataaagtcaatatatttagaaaaaaaaaagtcacatttacaagaataaagttgaaattattagaataacgttgaaatgttttgagaatgaagtcgaaatgtttcgagaataaagtcaaatttacgagattaaagtcaaaatatttcgacaataaagttaaatgctttgaaaataaagtcgaaattatgagattaaagctaattatatttcaacaataaagttgaaacatttttaaaaataaagtcaaaacattgaGAATAGTCAGAAGTAACTGTAATGTAACAagaacaaagtcggaatgttacaagaataaatttgaaatgttacgagaacaaagtcggaatgttgcgagaacaaagtcggaatgttacgagaataaggtcggaatgttgcgagaacaaagtcggaatgttgcgagaataagtcggaatgttgcgagaataaagttggaatgttacgagaataaggtcggaatgttgcgagaacaaagtcggaatgttgcgagaacaaagtcggaatgttgcgagaacaaagtcggaatgttgcgagaacaaagtcggaatgttacgagaataaggtcggaatgttgcgagaacaaagtcggaatgttgcgagaacaaagtcggaatgttgcgagaacaaagtcggaatgttgcgagaacaaagtcggaatgttgcgagaacaaagtcggaatgttacgagaacaaagtcggaatgttacgagaacaaagtcggaatgttgcgagaataagtcggaatgttgcgagaataaagttggaatgttacgagaacaaagtcggaatgttgcgagaataagtcggaatgttgcgagaataaagttggaatgttatgagaataaagtcagactgttacgagaataaagtcggaatgttacgagaacaaagtcggaatgttacgagaataaagtcggaatgttacgagaacaaagtcggaatgttacgagaacaaagtcggaatgttacgagaacaaagtcggaatgttacgagaacaaagtcggaatgttacgagaacaaagtcggaatgttgcgagaataagtcggaatgttgcgagaataaagttggaatgttatgagaataaagtcagactgttacgagaataaagtcggaatgttacgagaacaaagtcggaatgttacgagaataaagtcggaatgttacgagaacaaagtcggaatgttgcgagaataagtcggaatgttgcgagaataaagttggaatgttacgagaacaaagttggaatgttacgagaacaaagtcggaatgttgcgagaataagtcggaatgttgcgagaataaagttggaatgttatgagaataaagtcagactgttacgagaataaagtcggaatgttacgagaacaaagtcggaatgttacgagaataaagtcggaatgttacgagaacaaagtcggaatgttacgagaacaaagtcggaatgttacgagaacaaagtcggaatgttacgagaacaaagtcggaatgttgcgagaataagtcggaatgttgcgagaataaagttggaatgttatgagaataaagtcagactgttacgagaataaagtcggaatgttacgagaacaaagtcggaatgttacgagaataagtcggaatgttgcgagaataaagttggaatgttatgagaataaagtcagactgttacgagaataaagtcggaatgttacgagaacaaagtcggaatgttacgagaataaagtcggaatgttacgagaacaaagtcggaatgttacgagaacaaagtcggaatgttacgagaacaaagtcggaatgttacgagaacaaagtcggaatgttgcgagaataaagttggaatgttatgagaataaagtcagactgttacgagaataaagtcggaatgttacgagaacaaagtcggaatgttacgagaataaagtcggaatgttgcgagaataagtcggaatgttgcgagaataaagttggaatgttatgagaataaagtcagactgttacgagaataaagtcggaatgttacgaGCAGTGTTGGAGTAATGCATTactaaagtaatatattacagtagtttattactttttgctgcaatctgggtaataatattacttgttacaatctcagtaacgcaagttacatcaacatattttaactaaaaattaatttgtgaattaaaaaaattccacaagtaaaatattttgtcttgttgctggaattcgatggttgagatgactgcagagacggattctacatttgtgagatggacacactcccgttatggagaaatAGCGCGAGTAACTCCTGGAACACCTGGACTGCTGCCACTAAACTAACGAagagagctgcggagtcggagaagagagaaaaatgacggacgagcgcagacaagcaacaaaaaataagctaaaaattacaaaatcagtttttattaaatcatagtctgtatataaaatgaatgaataagcgAAATATATCTGACATAAATATCCCAATTAACAGATTTTCAAAACGAAAggaaaagactgagtgacatatgctgctgagtttggttcatttttgtgtggaGCGGCGCTCTACgaaaagttcacggaaaggaaactgagatgacagaaataaaagtaaatacactgcagttttaaatgatctgtatgaccaaaaatgacggagttcttccgctattcgattgcgccggcgcctcacgcacacacagcaatgcaaaagttgcagtctgttaatAAGAATAAGATACAGTCAGTCAAATATAGAAACACTGGTAAAATTAAATAGTGCGTACTGCGTAGTACAATCCAAGGAAgtttgctcatgtgaggaggatgttttataagcgcattaagtacaaatcctggtttacataacaGTTTGGCATTCAAATAGatcacgaatatggacacatttaattggattgatgccgaatgagagaggtaggctgcgtCAGAACAATGTCGTTTgcttttagtttcgcttttaccctcattcattttggcttgtttagcaacttatattcttcattcttgttttgttctgaaaaccataGTAGCTAATAGGCTATTTATTGTGGTTAATGTTTGTACATGCTTTATTTAGCggtgttatttatgaatgtattaatgcggtttgtgcttatccgtgtttaacctaaactgcaacgtaacattaatagacataggcctacctaaataggtttttataattttatgctagctatcctaaacttaatgtataatgagcagctataaacttctattttggcattttataatctgtggatattttgatgaaagtaactcaaaagtaacttaaaagtagtgtaacgcattacaatttagagacagtaaaattgtaatgtaactaattacttctaaaagacagtaactagtaatatataatgtattacattttggaagtaacttgcacaacactggttacgagaacaaagtcgaaatgttaggAGAACGAAgtcggaatgttacgagaataaagtcgaactgttATGAGAAAAACGCTGAACAAAGACgaaaagacaaaatattacgagaacaaaggcgaaatgttaccagaataaagtcagaatgttcacgtaatatttcaactttattctcgtaatattttgtctttatcctcgtaatatttcgactttattctcataatgtttttttttatgtggcactaaaatgcagtcgtagagggtgagtaaattttccttTATGGGTGAACTACCCTTCAAGTGCTACACTTTTCTGCATTTACAAATTTTAACGTCAACAAAGTTTGACACCAACTGCAAATAATTCAATGCATGACATGTAATTATAAAAGTGGTTTATTCTTTGATTCAGACGGTGAAAAAATAAGATGAGTTACAGTAAAACAAAtcaaagaaaccaaaacaaagattGCTGATTTGACTGGTCAACCTGTGCGGCAAAGTACCTAGTAACACCTGTTAGAGAAACACTCCTTCAGTCCCATTAAGACAATGCGCCTTTGAGGCTCGTGTATCAAAGCTCCTGCTTGCTTTTATTTGCTCGGTTGGCTGCTTTCTTGTCTCCTTTCTTCTTGGTCTCTTTTTGCTCATTCCCCTTGGCAGCTTTCTTGGCGGCTTTCCCAGGGTACACCTGTCCTTCCACAGTCACATCCTCACAGCGGTCCTGAGAGATCAGGAAGTCTTTAACCTCCCAGGCGTAGCTCCCATCACGCAGCATGAAGATGGCACGGTTGGATCCCACCACAAATCTGGTGAGAAAAATACAAACAGTGATTATAGTGATTGGTGATAGAGCATAGAAGAGCATTTCAAGAGAAGGAGAGCTTCAAAATAGTGGGTCGTGACCCAAGAAAGTTGTGATTCAAATCTACTTAAGATCTTTACTAATTAAGCTCTCTACTTATCTTTAAAAAACCTCTCCTAAAAGACTTTGCAATTTCACTTTTCCCAAGAAACAATAAGAAAGTCATTTTACCACATCTCACAATCCATGTTGgaaattaaatgcaatcaaaatcattcaaacatttttgcaataaaattACTGACTCCTTTGTCCTTGCAAGGATAAGTTGCTTAgctttttatatacatatacacaaacaaaaacacacacacacacacacaattaaataataattttacactTTTTGCATAAATTAAAATTACAGCTTGATTTGAAATGGCGCATAAAACGttttaagaaaataaaagaataaaaaacacTTCACTGACACTGTTGCctgctttgcaaaaaaaaaaaaaagtaagctaccttcttacaaaaaaacattaagaggCCAATAAAAGAgtacaaaattttatattttgaattaatttttttattttttattttatgtattcattttattttttttagtaatttagtgaagttttagtaattttgttgtgttttgtcatttttgtagatttgttataatattactttttatatatatacacacttttttattatatagttattcatttttattttagttatctaCAAGTTAAGCtgaatgaaattaaaaatatacattgtttatttttgtttagttaacATCTATTTTAATTCAAGTATAACaacaatataattaaaaataactgtttctgtttatttcagtttttgtttggATTAAAGGTttaatgtaataatgttttgtgattaatttttatattaatattatattaaaatatatatatatatatatatatattttttttttttttttttttttaaatctaacataAAAGGTATTTTAAACAAAGTTGCAAAAATTATGAAGTCATGGTAAGATTTAGTCCTAGTATAACAAAATAAAAGGCAgatatttgttttaataaaaaaattgccCCAGGGACATAAAGGtttctaaaattaaattaaattaaataaaacataataattaaCAGCATATTTACACTGCTTTTTTAATGAGCATTTTGTCTTGTGTGccttttttaaatatctaaatattgtaaaaacaagaaaaatttaCTACAAGAACAATTTTAGATATTAAGACAATTCTATACAATATAACTATATTTTGTTATTCTGCAACGCTAGATTCATTCACTAGTTTATACTTAACCAAATGAAATTATCTGCCAGTGCAATATGACAAAATACACTTACTTAGACTGATTCTCTAAGTAACTAACAAGTCAGTTTAGCTTCTCAGATTAATGTCTcctgaatttttagatatttcaatagaaaaaaattgtcaaaaacGACTAAGTGTACAATTAAGACTTAAAAAAAGACTTGCAAAATAGTTATATTTATTGCACAACAAAAAGAAGACATTAATCTGTAAATTGGTACTGTGCATCAGCTAAATTAAAATTAACTTTCTAAACAAACCATTCCAAGACTTTGTTCAAACAGtttactgaactgaatcaacactaAACTGACTAGAGcagaataatgacactattgtctagatctgctttacagcagaatttGAATGTCTTATATTTATAGTTTGCATCGTCAATTCTGTTATTCTCACAATTAATATTGTACTTTGAAATAATCTGTATTGCATACAGCGCTATAGAAGCAATGGGGGACTTTTGTTATAATTGCCACTTGGATGAGTGATATAACAGATTATAAACTGTTTTGGAAAACTTTTTTATCCAGCTAGTAATAAATGAGCTCTACCTAACATTCCGGAATAATAAACATGAAACCTGATATCACACAGATATGAGCCTATAATATAAATGCTTTGATATCTGGACACCCTTAAAAGGGACACAACTGCTGGGAATATGGTTGTTACCTCTGAATATCAAAGTTGGCATTGAAGAGGCTTCCCTGCCACAGGCTGGTGATCTCTTCCGTCTCTTTCTCTGTGGGGTTTCCTGACACGGTGGCAAACACCATAAGGGTCCTTCCCTTCTTGGACATCTTCAGGAGATCCTCTGGTTT belongs to Garra rufa chromosome 3, GarRuf1.0, whole genome shotgun sequence and includes:
- the mesd gene encoding LRP chaperone MESD, coding for MASPVSCRTVSVLLFLMLFISVHCTDTKPKKKKDIRDYNDADMARLLEEWEKDDDIEEGDLPEHKRSPPPIDFSKIDASKPEDLLKMSKKGRTLMVFATVSGNPTEKETEEITSLWQGSLFNANFDIQRFVVGSNRAIFMLRDGSYAWEVKDFLISQDRCEDVTVEGQVYPGKAAKKAAKGNEQKETKKKGDKKAANRANKSKQEL